In the Ensifer adhaerens genome, one interval contains:
- a CDS encoding ABC transporter permease — translation MQTILRLFLVKNSGDLARLGVILALAGLILFGALRYDNFLSPYNILSFLRYNSMFALIALGMAFVIITGGIDLSVGGTAAMASVVAALLSPYHWAAGLIGGMAAGFAVGALNGFIITRMRIQPFIATLATMLAAYGTGLLLADNQSVSVSYDTGFTVIGQDDSLGFPIPAWIALAAYVLGWLVLEKLPIGRHILAIGDGEATAGLMGLKVERALAGVYLASGTLAGLAGVILASQFGAGQPTEGVGWELFAIASVVVGGTLLSGGSGSVGATLAGALLLAMVFNILNFENGLGWISLSAYWQSVIRGGFLLVVVVLQANLMAQHRSS, via the coding sequence ATGCAAACGATCCTTCGCCTCTTCCTGGTCAAGAATTCCGGCGACCTCGCCCGGCTCGGCGTCATCCTGGCGCTCGCCGGCCTCATTCTCTTCGGGGCGCTGCGCTACGACAACTTCCTGTCGCCCTACAACATCCTGAGTTTCCTGCGCTACAACTCGATGTTCGCCTTGATCGCGCTCGGCATGGCCTTCGTCATCATCACAGGCGGCATCGACCTGTCGGTCGGCGGCACGGCGGCGATGGCAAGCGTGGTCGCAGCCTTGCTCTCCCCCTATCATTGGGCTGCCGGGCTCATTGGCGGCATGGCGGCCGGCTTCGCGGTCGGCGCGCTCAATGGCTTCATCATCACGAGGATGCGCATCCAGCCCTTCATCGCCACGCTCGCGACGATGCTTGCCGCCTATGGTACCGGCCTTTTGCTCGCCGACAACCAGTCGGTCTCGGTTTCCTACGACACCGGTTTCACCGTGATCGGCCAGGACGACTCTCTCGGCTTTCCCATCCCCGCCTGGATCGCGCTTGCCGCCTATGTGCTCGGCTGGCTCGTGCTCGAGAAGCTTCCTATCGGCCGCCATATCTTGGCGATCGGTGACGGTGAGGCGACCGCCGGCCTGATGGGCCTGAAGGTCGAGCGCGCGCTTGCCGGCGTCTATCTCGCCTCAGGCACGCTTGCCGGTCTTGCCGGCGTCATCCTTGCCTCGCAGTTCGGCGCCGGGCAGCCGACGGAGGGTGTGGGCTGGGAACTCTTCGCGATCGCCTCCGTTGTCGTCGGCGGCACGCTGCTGTCGGGCGGTTCCGGTTCCGTCGGCGCCACCTTGGCAGGCGCGCTATTGCTCGCCATGGTGTTCAACATCCTGAACTTCGAAAACGGCCTCGGCTGGATCTCGCTTTCGGCCTACTGGCAATCAGTCATTCGCGGCGGTTTCCTGCTCGTCGTGGTGGTCCTGCAGGCGAATTTGATGGCGCAGCACCGGAGTAGCTAG
- a CDS encoding DUF899 domain-containing protein has product MNKTVENATGQPAMPKPQVVPQQAWEEARQSLLVREKAHTHARDALAAERRRMPWMAVTKEYVFEGPAGRESLLDLFAGRHQLIVYRAFYEPGVHGWPENACRGCSMVADQVAHLSHLNARDTTLVFTSRAPQADIARLKARMGWTMPWYTITDSFDLDFGVDEWHGHNVFFRDGDRLFRTYFINNRGDEQMGGTWNYLDITPLGRQEVWEDSPEGYPQTPTYKWWNWNDSYVEGAAPDQRWVEVSDAGEAAMRSQDASSAR; this is encoded by the coding sequence ATGAACAAGACAGTCGAGAATGCAACCGGCCAGCCCGCCATGCCGAAGCCGCAGGTGGTTCCGCAACAGGCCTGGGAAGAGGCGCGCCAGAGCCTGCTTGTCAGGGAAAAGGCACACACGCATGCCCGCGATGCGCTCGCTGCCGAGCGCCGGCGCATGCCATGGATGGCCGTCACGAAGGAATATGTCTTCGAAGGGCCTGCGGGTAGGGAGAGCCTGCTGGATCTTTTTGCCGGCCGGCACCAGTTGATCGTCTATCGCGCTTTCTACGAACCGGGCGTCCATGGCTGGCCCGAGAACGCTTGCCGCGGCTGCTCCATGGTCGCCGACCAGGTCGCGCATCTCTCCCACCTCAATGCCCGCGACACCACGCTGGTCTTCACTTCGCGCGCGCCGCAAGCGGACATCGCGCGGTTGAAGGCGCGCATGGGCTGGACGATGCCGTGGTACACCATCACTGACAGCTTCGACCTCGATTTCGGTGTCGACGAGTGGCACGGCCACAACGTGTTCTTCCGCGACGGCGACAGGCTGTTCCGGACCTACTTCATCAACAACCGTGGTGACGAACAGATGGGCGGCACCTGGAACTATCTCGACATCACGCCGCTCGGCCGGCAGGAAGTCTGGGAAGACTCTCCGGAAGGCTATCCCCAGACCCCGACCTACAAGTGGTGGAACTGGAACGACAGCTATGTCGAAGGCGCTGCACCCGATCAGCGCTGGGTCGAGGTCTCGGACGCCGGCGAGGCAGCGATGCGAAGCCAGGACGCGAGCTCGGCGCGATGA
- a CDS encoding peptidoglycan D,D-transpeptidase FtsI family protein, translating into MTLISLAVRLKSRAHFSLKRNVSGKSGAVVGTTLGRRTQARQRLGIIIAGFAVIFLVIVGRLIQYGLEKPVDTAWINATNHAVASRPDIIDRHGELLATDVNMVSLYAEPRKIVDADEVVEKLATVIPNLDWRDTHRKLRSGTAFQWLRRQLTPRQQADILALGIPGIGFRPEKRRFYPGGSTASHILGHVNVDNQGLQGMERYIDQQGLADLRAAGLTGNTPLEPVRLSIDLRVQSIVREAVARAMIDYQAEAAGAVVLDVETGEVVAMASVPDYDPNQPSRTLPDGKVDKEYEKGWFNRMSNATFEMGSTFKSFTLAMGLDAGKISLNSVVDASRPIRMGGFTIKDFRGKYRPLTIPEVFQYSSNIGTAAVADMVGIEGHQAFLTKLGLLSKMETELPGAATPTQPRSWKKINSVTISFGHGVATTPLQTAVAAAALLNGGNLISPTFLPRSAETAKAQAQQVLQATTSADMRYLYNRNGQVGSGRHAQVPGFHVGGKTGTADKVINGRYATNLNFNAFLAGFPMDNPRYIVLSIVDAPLTGERGGRQAAHTAAPVVREIISRAGSFLGVQPRFGPEREPHLVADF; encoded by the coding sequence ATGACATTGATCTCTCTCGCCGTCCGGCTGAAAAGCCGGGCCCATTTTTCCCTGAAACGAAACGTCAGTGGCAAAAGCGGAGCGGTCGTCGGCACCACCCTGGGCCGCAGAACACAGGCCAGGCAACGGCTCGGCATCATCATCGCCGGCTTTGCCGTGATCTTTCTGGTGATCGTGGGCCGCCTGATCCAGTACGGACTGGAAAAACCGGTCGATACCGCGTGGATCAACGCCACCAACCATGCCGTCGCCTCTCGCCCAGACATCATCGACCGGCATGGAGAGCTGCTCGCCACCGACGTCAACATGGTGTCGCTCTATGCCGAGCCGCGGAAGATCGTGGATGCGGACGAAGTCGTCGAGAAGCTCGCGACCGTCATCCCCAATCTCGATTGGCGCGACACGCACCGGAAGCTTCGCTCCGGCACCGCCTTCCAATGGTTGAGACGGCAGCTCACGCCGCGCCAGCAGGCGGACATCCTGGCGCTTGGCATTCCCGGCATCGGCTTCCGGCCGGAGAAGCGGCGCTTCTATCCGGGCGGCTCGACGGCATCGCATATCCTCGGGCACGTCAACGTCGACAATCAGGGCCTGCAGGGCATGGAGCGCTACATCGATCAGCAGGGCCTTGCCGATCTCCGCGCGGCGGGATTAACCGGCAACACCCCGCTCGAGCCGGTCAGGCTTTCGATCGATCTTCGCGTCCAGAGCATCGTCCGGGAAGCGGTTGCGCGCGCCATGATCGACTATCAGGCAGAAGCCGCCGGCGCCGTCGTTCTGGATGTGGAGACCGGTGAAGTCGTCGCGATGGCTTCGGTGCCCGACTACGATCCGAACCAGCCTTCGCGGACACTGCCAGACGGCAAGGTCGACAAGGAATACGAAAAGGGCTGGTTTAACCGGATGAGCAATGCGACGTTCGAGATGGGCTCGACGTTCAAGAGCTTCACGCTGGCGATGGGCCTGGACGCCGGCAAGATCAGCCTCAACTCCGTGGTCGACGCATCGCGACCTATCCGCATGGGCGGCTTCACCATCAAGGATTTTCGCGGCAAGTATCGCCCCCTCACCATTCCCGAGGTCTTTCAGTATTCCTCCAATATCGGAACCGCCGCCGTGGCGGACATGGTCGGCATCGAGGGACACCAGGCCTTTCTCACCAAGCTCGGGCTTCTTTCCAAGATGGAAACCGAGCTGCCGGGCGCAGCAACGCCGACGCAGCCGCGCAGCTGGAAGAAGATCAATTCGGTGACCATATCCTTCGGGCACGGCGTAGCGACCACACCGCTGCAAACCGCCGTCGCCGCTGCCGCTCTCCTGAACGGTGGCAACCTGATTTCTCCGACATTCCTTCCGAGATCCGCTGAGACGGCGAAGGCACAGGCGCAGCAAGTGCTGCAGGCGACGACGAGCGCCGACATGCGCTATCTTTACAACCGCAACGGCCAGGTGGGCTCCGGCCGCCACGCCCAGGTGCCCGGCTTCCATGTGGGCGGCAAGACCGGAACCGCCGACAAGGTCATCAACGGTCGATACGCCACGAACCTCAACTTCAACGCATTTCTCGCCGGCTTCCCCATGGATAACCCACGCTACATCGTTCTTTCGATCGTGGATGCGCCGCTGACGGGCGAAAGAGGGGGGCGTCAGGCAGCCCATACCGCTGCTCCGGTCGTGAGGGAAATCATCAGCCGCGCCGGCTCCTTCCTCGGTGTCCAGCCGCGCTTCGGGCCTGAACGCGAGCCGCACCTCGTTGCGGATTTCTGA
- a CDS encoding sugar ABC transporter ATP-binding protein, with translation MLLSMQGISKAFAGVPALKSASLDVEAAEVMALVGQNGAGKSTLIKILTGVYRRDEGNITFDGQDVDFSMPAQAQAAGIATIYQEINLAPQRSVAENIYLSREPKRFGMIDHGAMRRGAEEVLKTFNLTIDVDRPVAHFDAATRQMVAIARAVTQSARLVIMDEPTSSLDEREVAILFETIRTLKRSGVAVIFIGHRLDELYEICDRVTIMRDGQTVAKSPMADMPKMALVRHMLGKELAAFQAMAPEAATLERPVRLELDKAGAGVRVRDVSLEVREGEISGLAGLLGSGRTETARLIFGADRMERGTIRMKGRDRNYREPADAIADGIGLVSEDRKIDGIVPDMSIRENMTLALLPKLKKAGIVDRARQDEIVSRYIRALGVKCASPDQPIKELSGGNQQKVLLARWLATDPRVLIVDEPTRGIDIGAKSEILKLLRSLADEGLSVLMISSELEELLAAADRVTVLSDGTSVATLPRKDLSETALLAAMAHQEE, from the coding sequence ATGCTTCTGTCCATGCAGGGCATTTCCAAAGCGTTCGCCGGCGTTCCGGCACTGAAATCCGCCTCGCTCGACGTCGAAGCGGCAGAGGTCATGGCGCTCGTCGGCCAGAACGGCGCCGGCAAGTCAACGCTCATCAAGATCCTGACCGGCGTCTATCGCCGGGACGAAGGCAACATCACCTTCGACGGCCAGGATGTCGATTTCTCGATGCCCGCGCAGGCGCAGGCCGCCGGGATCGCCACGATCTACCAGGAGATCAATCTCGCCCCGCAGCGTTCGGTGGCGGAGAACATCTACCTCTCCCGCGAGCCCAAACGCTTCGGCATGATCGACCATGGCGCCATGCGGCGCGGCGCCGAAGAGGTGCTCAAAACCTTCAACCTGACGATCGACGTCGATCGTCCGGTCGCTCATTTCGATGCGGCGACGCGGCAGATGGTGGCGATCGCCCGCGCTGTGACGCAAAGCGCCCGCCTCGTCATCATGGACGAGCCGACCTCCTCGCTCGACGAGCGCGAGGTCGCGATTCTGTTCGAGACGATCCGCACGCTGAAACGCTCGGGCGTCGCCGTCATCTTCATCGGCCACCGGCTCGACGAACTCTATGAAATCTGCGACCGCGTGACGATCATGCGCGATGGCCAGACGGTTGCGAAAAGCCCGATGGCGGACATGCCCAAGATGGCGCTGGTGCGCCATATGCTCGGCAAGGAGCTTGCCGCCTTTCAGGCGATGGCGCCCGAAGCCGCGACCCTTGAACGCCCGGTCCGGCTCGAACTCGACAAGGCCGGCGCGGGCGTGCGCGTGCGCGACGTCAGCCTTGAAGTGCGGGAGGGCGAGATCTCCGGCCTTGCCGGCCTGCTCGGCTCCGGCCGCACGGAAACCGCGCGCCTGATCTTCGGCGCCGACAGGATGGAGCGCGGCACGATCCGCATGAAGGGACGGGATCGCAACTACCGCGAACCGGCTGACGCGATTGCCGACGGCATCGGTCTCGTTTCCGAAGACCGAAAGATCGACGGCATCGTGCCCGACATGAGCATCCGCGAGAACATGACGCTCGCCTTGCTGCCGAAGCTGAAGAAAGCGGGCATTGTCGACCGTGCGCGACAGGACGAGATCGTTAGCCGCTATATTCGCGCCCTCGGGGTCAAATGCGCCTCCCCCGATCAGCCGATCAAGGAACTCTCCGGCGGCAACCAGCAGAAGGTGCTGCTCGCCCGGTGGCTTGCCACCGACCCGCGGGTGCTGATCGTCGACGAACCGACGCGCGGCATCGACATCGGCGCGAAATCGGAAATCCTGAAGCTTCTGCGCAGCCTCGCCGACGAGGGCCTGAGCGTGCTGATGATCTCGTCGGAGCTTGAGGAACTTCTCGCCGCCGCCGACCGTGTGACGGTCTTGAGCGACGGCACGTCGGTCGCGACCCTGCCGCGCAAGGATTTGAGCGAGACGGCGCTGCTTGCCGCCATGGCCCACCAGGAAGAATGA
- a CDS encoding FliM/FliN family flagellar motor switch protein has product MINKKLQDELVELDVSPALESRSVMSERAVQGIPLAIEAIIGRARLTVSQISKLHPDDTIHLDRNFGDPVELKVNGMVIGRGEIVYDESSNAVGIKIIEITPIAQR; this is encoded by the coding sequence ATGATTAACAAGAAGCTACAGGATGAGCTGGTCGAACTCGATGTGAGCCCTGCGCTTGAGAGCCGGTCGGTCATGAGCGAGCGAGCGGTCCAGGGTATCCCGCTGGCGATCGAGGCAATCATAGGTCGCGCCAGGCTGACCGTCTCTCAGATCTCGAAACTCCATCCCGATGACACGATCCATCTCGACCGCAATTTCGGCGATCCGGTCGAGCTCAAAGTCAATGGCATGGTCATCGGCCGAGGCGAGATCGTCTACGACGAATCCAGCAACGCCGTCGGCATCAAGATCATCGAGATAACGCCGATCGCGCAGCGCTAG
- a CDS encoding MDR family MFS transporter, with product MNEIRPPNETTVVTPTLSEQEKNVIIAGVLLSMLLAALDQTIVAPAMPTIGKALGHSDYLPWVVTAYLLTATAMAPLYGKISDIHGRRPTIFAAVIIFLAGSLISALAPNMLTLIIGRAVQGLGGGGLFALSQTVIGDLVPPRERARYAAWISGTWAVASIAGPLLGGTFAEHLHWSLIFWINIPLGLAAMAIISNPLKKLPVITRAHRIDGAGATLLVAATALLLLALNWGGSRYAWLSPEIAGLLGSSAVLWTAFALRLRRVAEPLISLEVLSNPIVRFGTLAMFLAQGANVGLSVYLPVYAQSFHGLTAGGSGLIMLGLLLGTVCGATTSARTIPRLVHYKRMAVLGSLLSFVCLAALAALAGRTTLSVLVLLTSGAGFGSGMTFPVATISVQNAVDQTHLGVATGVLTFLRSLGGALGVAILGAIALGNGLPLGGEAIQTINATTASALPFAYIFAACTAAMILSLAMFHQMPEKPLRGRAETEIPAVVE from the coding sequence ATGAACGAGATACGCCCCCCGAATGAAACGACTGTGGTGACGCCCACTCTCTCGGAGCAGGAAAAAAACGTCATCATCGCGGGCGTGCTCCTCTCCATGCTCCTGGCCGCACTCGACCAGACGATCGTGGCGCCCGCCATGCCCACGATCGGCAAGGCGCTCGGGCACAGCGACTATCTGCCGTGGGTGGTGACAGCCTATCTCCTGACCGCGACGGCCATGGCGCCGCTTTACGGCAAGATTTCCGACATTCACGGGCGGCGGCCGACGATCTTCGCCGCCGTGATCATCTTCCTTGCGGGATCGCTGATCAGCGCGCTGGCGCCGAACATGCTGACGCTGATCATCGGCCGCGCGGTCCAGGGCCTGGGCGGCGGCGGTCTCTTTGCCCTCTCGCAAACCGTGATCGGCGATCTCGTTCCGCCGCGCGAGCGTGCCCGTTATGCCGCCTGGATATCCGGGACATGGGCGGTGGCAAGCATCGCCGGGCCACTGCTGGGCGGTACCTTTGCCGAGCACTTGCACTGGTCGCTGATCTTCTGGATCAACATTCCGCTCGGGCTTGCGGCCATGGCGATCATCAGCAATCCGCTGAAGAAGCTGCCCGTCATAACCCGGGCGCACCGGATCGACGGGGCGGGAGCCACCTTGCTCGTCGCGGCAACGGCACTTCTGCTGCTGGCTCTGAATTGGGGCGGCAGCCGCTATGCATGGCTTTCGCCGGAGATCGCCGGATTGCTCGGTTCTTCGGCCGTTCTTTGGACCGCGTTTGCCCTGCGCCTCCGGCGTGTGGCCGAACCCCTCATCTCGCTCGAAGTGCTCAGCAATCCCATCGTGCGCTTCGGAACCCTGGCAATGTTTCTGGCACAGGGCGCCAATGTCGGCCTCTCCGTCTATCTTCCCGTTTATGCACAGTCGTTCCACGGCCTCACCGCCGGCGGCTCGGGGCTGATCATGCTCGGCCTGCTGCTCGGCACCGTGTGCGGAGCTACGACCAGCGCGCGGACGATACCGCGCCTTGTCCACTACAAAAGGATGGCGGTCCTCGGCAGCCTCCTCAGCTTTGTCTGTCTGGCCGCGCTGGCGGCTCTTGCCGGGCGCACGACCCTATCCGTGCTGGTGCTGCTGACCTCGGGCGCGGGTTTCGGCTCCGGCATGACCTTTCCGGTCGCAACCATTTCCGTCCAGAACGCCGTCGACCAGACGCATCTTGGCGTCGCAACCGGCGTTCTGACTTTCCTGCGGTCGCTGGGCGGCGCCCTCGGCGTTGCCATCCTCGGCGCTATCGCGCTCGGCAATGGCCTGCCGCTCGGTGGCGAAGCCATCCAGACGATCAATGCCACGACTGCCTCGGCCCTGCCATTCGCCTATATTTTCGCCGCTTGCACCGCGGCCATGATATTGTCGCTGGCGATGTTCCATCAGATGCCGGAGAAACCATTGCGCGGCCGCGCCGAGACGGAGATACCCGCCGTCGTCGAGTAA
- a CDS encoding cyclase family protein has protein sequence MFNTATLGRTVAVSLVAGLLGSAAFAQDVGKSPWGQKDEIGRLNLITPASRAAILSRIEGTGSYDLAVEYFIGMPSWEAAGDPPYQMWMTHTPHGTAVSDPMKVGKEMNQHVSYSGSAVSMYAHMGTHIDALNHFGLNGKIWNGYAAADYLGDQGWTVTGAEKLPPIVARGVLIDVAAAKGLQMLPENYRITRKDLQEALDSQGIKLQEGDVALIRTGRMQHYEDKSAYMSNPPGLSIDAAKFLVEDGGAMVVGADNLSFEAFPAETADNYIPVHTYLLAQQGAPIIELINLEELSKERIYEFAFVGASLKFRGADAAPIRPVAFPLR, from the coding sequence ATGTTCAACACCGCAACGCTTGGCCGTACGGTCGCGGTCTCCCTTGTGGCCGGCTTGCTGGGAAGTGCCGCTTTCGCGCAGGATGTCGGCAAGAGCCCCTGGGGGCAGAAGGACGAGATCGGACGCCTCAACCTGATTACGCCAGCTTCTCGCGCTGCGATCCTGTCGCGCATCGAGGGCACCGGGTCCTACGACCTTGCCGTCGAATATTTCATCGGCATGCCAAGCTGGGAGGCGGCCGGTGATCCGCCATACCAGATGTGGATGACGCACACGCCGCATGGCACGGCCGTTTCCGATCCGATGAAGGTCGGCAAGGAGATGAACCAGCATGTCAGCTATTCCGGCTCGGCCGTTTCGATGTACGCGCATATGGGCACGCATATCGATGCGCTCAATCATTTTGGCCTGAACGGCAAGATCTGGAACGGCTACGCGGCGGCCGATTACCTCGGAGACCAGGGCTGGACCGTCACGGGTGCGGAGAAATTGCCGCCGATCGTAGCGCGCGGCGTCCTGATCGATGTTGCGGCGGCGAAAGGCTTGCAGATGCTGCCGGAGAACTATCGCATCACCCGCAAGGATCTTCAGGAGGCGCTCGACAGCCAGGGCATCAAGCTTCAGGAAGGCGATGTGGCGTTGATCCGTACCGGGCGCATGCAGCATTACGAAGACAAGTCCGCCTACATGAGCAATCCGCCCGGACTCAGCATCGACGCGGCGAAGTTTCTGGTCGAAGACGGCGGCGCCATGGTCGTCGGTGCCGACAATCTGAGCTTCGAAGCGTTCCCGGCCGAAACCGCAGACAACTACATCCCGGTCCACACCTATCTCCTTGCCCAGCAGGGCGCACCGATCATCGAGCTCATCAATCTCGAAGAACTGTCGAAGGAGCGGATCTACGAGTTCGCTTTTGTCGGCGCATCGCTCAAGTTCCGCGGGGCGGATGCCGCACCGATCCGCCCTGTCGCCTTCCCGTTGCGCTAG
- a CDS encoding ABC transporter permease: MTTIETPAPQPSGTLSSGSRLMTLASRYGTFVAFLALILFNVAVTPNFLSLQTLNVNLTQVATIVIVATGMTLVIATGGIDLSVGSLMAIAGALAPMIFMGQFWPVDNMALAVTLAFLLPVAAAALFGLFNGFLVTRFSIQPIIATLVLFIAGRGIAQVMTNGNLQVFKNEGFQFIALGRIAGVPAQVVLMIVIVAAAFAMIRYTVIGRQIIAVGGNEKAARLTGIPVKRVKLFVYMISGALAGVAGLIVVARNSASDANLVGLGMELDAIAAVAVGGTLLTGGRANVIGTVLGAFVIQLVRYTLLANGVPDAAALIVKAGLIVTAVFIQQRAGRH, encoded by the coding sequence ATGACGACGATCGAGACCCCAGCCCCACAACCATCGGGAACCCTTTCGTCCGGTAGCCGACTCATGACGCTGGCGAGCCGCTACGGCACCTTCGTCGCCTTTCTCGCGCTTATCCTCTTCAACGTCGCTGTCACGCCGAACTTCCTGTCTCTGCAGACGCTGAATGTGAACCTGACCCAGGTTGCAACCATCGTTATCGTCGCGACCGGCATGACGCTCGTCATTGCCACCGGCGGCATCGACCTGTCCGTCGGTTCGCTGATGGCGATTGCCGGCGCCCTGGCGCCGATGATCTTCATGGGTCAGTTCTGGCCGGTGGACAACATGGCGCTCGCAGTCACCCTCGCCTTCCTCTTGCCGGTTGCCGCCGCCGCCCTCTTCGGTCTCTTCAACGGCTTCCTCGTTACCCGCTTTTCGATCCAGCCGATCATCGCCACGCTGGTGCTGTTCATCGCCGGCCGTGGCATCGCCCAGGTGATGACCAACGGCAATCTACAGGTCTTCAAAAATGAAGGCTTCCAGTTCATCGCACTCGGTCGCATCGCCGGCGTTCCGGCCCAGGTCGTGCTGATGATCGTCATCGTCGCGGCGGCATTCGCGATGATCCGCTACACCGTGATCGGCCGGCAGATCATCGCCGTTGGCGGCAACGAGAAAGCCGCCCGCCTGACCGGCATACCGGTGAAACGGGTCAAACTCTTCGTCTACATGATAAGCGGCGCGCTTGCCGGCGTGGCCGGCCTCATCGTCGTTGCCCGCAACTCGGCGAGCGACGCGAACCTCGTCGGCCTCGGCATGGAACTCGATGCGATCGCTGCGGTCGCCGTCGGCGGCACGCTTCTAACCGGAGGGCGGGCCAACGTCATCGGCACGGTGCTCGGCGCATTCGTCATTCAGTTGGTGCGCTACACGCTGCTCGCCAACGGCGTGCCGGACGCGGCGGCGCTCATCGTCAAGGCCGGGCTGATCGTCACCGCCGTCTTTATCCAGCAGCGCGCCGGCAGACACTAG